Below is a genomic region from candidate division KSB1 bacterium.
AGGTACGACATCTACGCGACGCTGGAATACCCCTTCCAAGTACAAAGCCAGTCCGATCAAGTCGAAAAGGTCAGCGCTCTCCTCAAAGTCCGCTAAGACGTCAACATCACTGTTTGATGACTGTTCCCCACGAACGAGCGAGCCGAAAAGTGCAAGCTCCCTGACCTTATAGCGGCGCGTGAGATAAGGCTTCAGTTCCCTCAGGGTCTGTCTTACGCTTTCTGCTGTCATGGAAGTGCGCCTTCCCGTCCAACTACACGTTATGCGGGTAAGCAGCTTCCAACTATACCCGACCTCTTCGGCTCAGGCGCCTACCGTGCACTATGCCTTCACTGAACCTTGTCGGCAGCGCCAGCAGTCGAGCCGCGCC
It encodes:
- a CDS encoding nucleotidyltransferase family protein, whose product is MTAESVRQTLRELKPYLTRRYKVRELALFGSLVRGEQSSNSDVDVLADFEESADLFDLIGLALYLEGVFQRRVDVVPKRALRAELRETVLREAVTV